In Spirochaetota bacterium, one DNA window encodes the following:
- the ruvC gene encoding crossover junction endodeoxyribonuclease RuvC, producing the protein MVLGIDPGYGRTGYAAVSFDGSRYTMHRSGLIETDPRHSFAERLALLYDRCVAAAEGIKPASAAVERLFFSVNVKTAIDVAQARGVILLALAQAKIPVFEYTPSEVKSSVTGSGRAGKAAVMKMLTIMMPDFAPGQDDIADAAAVAVTHAHRQYMNERMKR; encoded by the coding sequence ATGGTACTCGGCATCGATCCGGGATACGGAAGGACCGGATATGCCGCCGTTTCATTCGACGGCAGCCGATATACCATGCACCGCTCGGGGCTGATAGAGACCGATCCGCGGCACTCATTCGCAGAACGCCTTGCGCTGCTGTATGACCGTTGCGTTGCGGCAGCAGAGGGAATAAAACCGGCCAGCGCCGCGGTGGAGCGATTGTTCTTCAGCGTGAACGTGAAGACGGCCATCGATGTGGCACAGGCTCGCGGTGTCATACTGCTCGCGCTCGCTCAGGCGAAGATACCGGTGTTCGAGTACACACCGAGCGAGGTGAAATCCTCGGTGACCGGCAGCGGGCGTGCCGGCAAGGCGGCGGTCATGAAAATGCTCACGATAATGATGCCTGACTTCGCCCCGGGGCAGGATGATATCGCCGATGCCGCTGCGGTAGCCGTTACCCATGCGCATCGACAGTACATGAA
- the rbr gene encoding rubrerythrin — MKDLKGTKTEKNLEAAFAGESMARNKYTYFASVAKKEGFEQIAAIFLDSADNEKEHAKRHFKMLSGISESTAENLQHAIDGEHYEHTDMYPSFAKTAREEGFTDIGVLFEKVALAEKAHEERYQALLDNLKNGSVFTKKTKTLWRCRNCGFIHEGEHALEKCPACLHPKAYFEVKVEY, encoded by the coding sequence ATGAAGGACTTGAAAGGCACGAAGACCGAAAAGAACCTGGAAGCGGCATTTGCCGGGGAATCGATGGCGAGGAACAAATATACCTATTTCGCATCGGTGGCAAAGAAAGAGGGATTTGAGCAGATAGCGGCGATCTTTCTCGATTCCGCCGATAACGAGAAGGAACATGCTAAGCGTCATTTCAAGATGCTGTCGGGGATATCCGAATCGACGGCTGAGAACCTGCAGCATGCCATTGACGGCGAGCATTACGAGCACACGGATATGTATCCATCATTCGCAAAGACCGCCCGCGAAGAAGGCTTCACCGATATCGGCGTGCTGTTCGAAAAGGTGGCTCTCGCCGAGAAAGCGCACGAAGAGCGCTATCAGGCGTTACTTGACAATCTGAAAAACGGTTCGGTGTTCACGAAAAAAACGAAGACATTGTGGCGCTGCAGGAATTGCGGCTTTATCCATGAGGGAGAGCACGCCCTCGAAAAATGCCCCGCATGCCTGCACCCGAAGGCGTATTTTGAGGTCAAAGTAGAGTATTGA